The Lichenihabitans psoromatis genome contains a region encoding:
- the prmC gene encoding peptide chain release factor N(5)-glutamine methyltransferase, which produces MAAPRFDPSITRRDALREVESLLQHAGVGEPSADAGILVEDALGLTRSALRLSGHLLLGSDAARSLEVSVARRLAREPVFRIIGRREFWGLDLAIDAAVLDPRPDTETIVSAALRALSARRAEPLRILDLGTGSGAILLALLTELPGATGLGIDVSDAACAMARANVADCRMSDRAEIRQGVWTDRLSGRFDLIVSNPPYIETAVIDTLEPEVRQHDPRLALDGGPDGLDAYRAICPAVPAILAESGVLVLEIGAGQASDVSRLIERSGMTMIRTERDLGGHDRALVAGWPTQPPGTCPLGTCPPGP; this is translated from the coding sequence CGAACCATCGGCCGATGCCGGCATCTTGGTGGAAGACGCCTTGGGACTGACGCGCTCGGCCCTGCGGCTTTCGGGTCACCTCCTCCTCGGCTCCGACGCAGCGCGGTCCCTCGAGGTGTCCGTGGCACGACGCTTGGCGCGCGAGCCCGTCTTCCGCATCATCGGACGGCGCGAATTCTGGGGGCTCGACCTTGCCATCGATGCGGCCGTGCTCGACCCACGACCGGACACGGAGACGATCGTGTCGGCGGCGTTGCGGGCCCTGTCGGCGCGACGGGCCGAACCGCTCCGAATTCTCGACCTCGGCACCGGCTCGGGCGCGATCCTCCTCGCACTGCTGACCGAACTACCGGGGGCGACCGGACTAGGGATCGACGTGTCGGACGCCGCCTGCGCGATGGCTCGCGCCAATGTCGCAGACTGCAGGATGAGCGACCGGGCCGAAATCCGACAAGGCGTTTGGACCGATCGCCTGTCGGGCCGGTTCGACCTGATCGTCTCGAACCCGCCCTATATCGAAACGGCCGTCATCGACACGCTTGAGCCGGAAGTCCGCCAGCACGACCCGCGGCTGGCGCTCGACGGCGGCCCGGATGGTCTCGATGCCTATCGTGCAATCTGCCCAGCCGTGCCGGCGATCCTGGCGGAGAGTGGCGTGTTGGTCCTCGAGATCGGCGCTGGTCAGGCGTCGGACGTCTCCCGCCTCATCGAACGATCGGGCATGACCATGATCCGCACCGAACGCGATCTTGGCGGACATGACCGCGCCCTCGTGGCAGGGTGGCCGACGCAACCACCAGGAACCTGCCCGCTAGGAACTTGCCCGCCAGGGCCATAA